The stretch of DNA AGCCTGCCGTGCCGGATCACGGCCAGGTGCCAGCCACCTGATCCGTCCGGGCGCGCGCCGATCAGCTCGGCGACCGCTGCCAGCGCCGCCCAGCGTTGTGCCTGGTCCAGCGCGCGCACCAGCCCGGCCAGCCGGTCCCGCGCGCCTGCCGCGTCCTCGAAGCGCTGCTCGACCGAGAGCCGGGTGAGCTCGTCGCGCAACCGCTCCAGGACGCCGTCGCCGCGGCCCTCGACGACCTCGCGCACCGAGATCACTTCCGGCGCGTACTCGTCGACGCTCTGGTATCCCGCGCACGGTGCGGCGCAGCGGCCGAGCTCGTGAACGGCGCAGGGCCGCCCGCTCGGGTTCCTCGCCGGAATGCGGTCGGTGCAGCGGCGCAGCATCGTCGCCGACTGCAACGCTTCCACGGCCTCGCCCGCCGCTGCCCGGGAGCGGAACGGCCCCAGGGCACCTTCGCGAGCGATGCGCACGATCGACAACCGGGGGAACGGCTCGTCCGTGAGCACCACCCACCAGGCGCGTTTGGGAAACTTCGAGCGCCGGTTGTAGCGCGGCTGGTGCGCGCCGAGCAGCCGTTGCTCCCGCACCTCCGCTTCCAGCGGGTGCGCGCAGGTGACGTGATCGACCCGGTCGGCGAGCCCGACCATCTCCTTGATCCGCCCGCGGCGTTCGCCCGCGGTGAAGTATTGGCGCACCCGGCGGCGCAGATCGGTGGCCGTGCCGATGTAGAGCACTTCGTCGTTCGGGCCCCGGAACAGGTACACGCCGGGCGCGTTCGGCAGCTCGTCGGCGAGTCCGCGCTTGCGCCGCTGCTGCGGTGTCACGTCCGGCAAGTGCTCCAGCAACTCCCGGACCGAGCGAACGCCGAACGGTCCGAGCCGTTCCAGCAGCGAGTGCAGCACGTCCACGGTGGCGCGAGCGTCGTCCAACGCCCGGTGCACCGGTGTGGTGCGGGCGTGCAGCACGCGGGCGAGGGTGCCGAGCTTGTGGTTCGGCGTCTCGTCCTTGGTCAGCACCCGGCGGGCGAGCTTGGCGGTGCACAGCACCTGCGGTTTCGGCCAGTCCAGGCCGAGCTGGGCGCATTGCGCCTTGAGGAACCCCACGTCGAACGGGGCGTTGTGCGCGACCAGGACCGCGCCGTTGCTGAATTCCAGGAATGCGGGCAGCACCGAGTCGAAGCGCGGCGCGCCGTGCACCATCGCGTCGGTGATGCCGGTGATCGAGACCACCGCGGGCGGGATCTCCTGGCCGGGATCCACCAGCGTGCTGAACTCGCCGAGCACTTCGCCGCCGCGGACCTTCACCGCGCCGATCTCGGTGACCGCGTCCCGCTGGGCGCTGCCGCCGGTGGTCTCCAGGTCGACGATCACGAACGTCGCCAGGTGCAGCGGGAGATCGTCGTCGAGCTCGTCGAAGGTCAGCTGGCCGGTCATCGGCGGGCACGCTACGGGCGGCCACCGACAACCGCCGGATCGGGTGATCGTGGGGCGGCCGACTAGCCTGGGAGCGTGGTTTCGCCTTCGCCGGGTGCCGATGATCCGCGCCCTGATGAGTCCGCAGTGGACGGTCCGCTGCAGGATGCCGACGACGCGCGGGAGGCGGCGGAGTCCTGTCCCGGTGAGCAGCCGGAACTGCCCGCTCCGGTGCGCTCGCGGCTGGCGGAGATCGCCGGGGAAGCCCTCGACGGCATCCGGCCCGCGGACGTGCCCGCCCCGGTGCGCCCGGTGATGCGGTTCGCGCCTGCCAAGCGCGCCCGGCTCGGCCAGGCCCCGCTGGTCGATGCGCTCCGGGGGTCGACGGTGTTCCGCACCGCGGTCGTCGACTGGTGCCGGGAGCACCGCCCGGCGGCGCTGGAGTTGGCCGACTCCGATCCGGTCGTGGTCGCCGCGGCCGGTCTGCTGCTCGCCGCGCCGGCCACGCCGCACTACTTGGAGCTGGTCGCGTTCCGCGTCGAGCAGGGCAAGCTGCGCGGGGAACGGGATTCCGCGGTGGCCCGCGCGCAGCGGCTCAGCGCCGAGGCCGAACGGCTCAGGGGCGAGCTCGCCGAGGCCCGGCGGGCCGCCGACCAGGTCGGCAACGAGACCAGCACGGAGGCCGACCGGCTGCGCAAGCGGTTGCGGGAGCAGGGGCAGCGGCTCCGCGACGCCAAGGACGATGCGGAGTCCGCGCGCACCGAACTGGCCTCGGCACGCGAACAGATCGAGTCGGAGCTCGCCGAGCTGCGCGAGCAACGCGACCGGGAACGCGCCAAGGCGGCCGAGGAGCGCGAGCGCGCCCGCCGGGCGGAGTCCGACGCGGAAGTCGCACGGCACTCCGCGCGGGAAGCCCGGCAGGGCGACGAGGTCCGGCTGGCCCTGCTGCTGGAGACGATGGAGGGCGCGCTCGGCGGCCTGCGCCGCGAGCTGCGCGCGGGCGGCAGCGGACCGCGCCCGGCCGACGTGGTGCAGCGGGTGCGCTCGGACACCGGGGCCACCGGGCAGGTCGGCGATGCCGCCGAGCTGGACAAGCTGCTGGCGCTGCCCGCGGTGCACCTGATCGTCGACGGCTACAACGTCACCAAGACCGGCTATCCGGACCTGCCGCTGGCCGATCAGCGCAACCGGCTGGCGCACCAGTTGGCCGCGCTGGCCGCGCGCACCGGCGCGGAGGTCACGGTGGTGTTCGACGGCGCGGACGTGCTGGCGGTGCCCACGGCGGGCCCGCGCGGGGTGCGGGTGCTGTTCAGCGATCCCGGGGTGATCGCCGACGACGTGATCCGCG from Saccharopolyspora sp. SCSIO 74807 encodes:
- a CDS encoding NYN domain-containing protein, translating into MVSPSPGADDPRPDESAVDGPLQDADDAREAAESCPGEQPELPAPVRSRLAEIAGEALDGIRPADVPAPVRPVMRFAPAKRARLGQAPLVDALRGSTVFRTAVVDWCREHRPAALELADSDPVVVAAAGLLLAAPATPHYLELVAFRVEQGKLRGERDSAVARAQRLSAEAERLRGELAEARRAADQVGNETSTEADRLRKRLREQGQRLRDAKDDAESARTELASAREQIESELAELREQRDRERAKAAEERERARRAESDAEVARHSAREARQGDEVRLALLLETMEGALGGLRRELRAGGSGPRPADVVQRVRSDTGATGQVGDAAELDKLLALPAVHLIVDGYNVTKTGYPDLPLADQRNRLAHQLAALAARTGAEVTVVFDGADVLAVPTAGPRGVRVLFSDPGVIADDVIRALVEAEPQGRQLVVATSDRAVVTSVRRAGAYAVSSPLLLERINRV
- a CDS encoding DEDD exonuclease domain-containing protein, yielding MTGQLTFDELDDDLPLHLATFVIVDLETTGGSAQRDAVTEIGAVKVRGGEVLGEFSTLVDPGQEIPPAVVSITGITDAMVHGAPRFDSVLPAFLEFSNGAVLVAHNAPFDVGFLKAQCAQLGLDWPKPQVLCTAKLARRVLTKDETPNHKLGTLARVLHARTTPVHRALDDARATVDVLHSLLERLGPFGVRSVRELLEHLPDVTPQQRRKRGLADELPNAPGVYLFRGPNDEVLYIGTATDLRRRVRQYFTAGERRGRIKEMVGLADRVDHVTCAHPLEAEVREQRLLGAHQPRYNRRSKFPKRAWWVVLTDEPFPRLSIVRIAREGALGPFRSRAAAGEAVEALQSATMLRRCTDRIPARNPSGRPCAVHELGRCAAPCAGYQSVDEYAPEVISVREVVEGRGDGVLERLRDELTRLSVEQRFEDAAGARDRLAGLVRALDQAQRWAALAAVAELIGARPDGSGGWHLAVIRHGRLAAAGHARRGTPPMPVVDGLQAAAETVRPGAGPLRGAPADEVRAVHRWLTTGGTRMVRCSQQWAEPAGSAASWRDWLDRATQARNPYPATN